From the genome of Uranotaenia lowii strain MFRU-FL chromosome 1, ASM2978415v1, whole genome shotgun sequence, one region includes:
- the LOC129758478 gene encoding uncharacterized protein LOC129758478 — MMEGPTGELYSCVTCRRPDSAQSMVACDECSQWQHYGCAGVTATIADRSWLCCRCVASHNAVNLTQTGNINSPEARTTFASARAVDRDDNTTGPISGRQDDRNFGRLQSSSNSNAGSVVSVNAIAHLRLKHLKEQKDLEDQKAERDREFLARKQQLEAEIALEELNEGCDRSVGGKSHRSIAGWVEQQCGFVHTSTPVQQKPETVAPSANPHPAIQQREERQRMQAIIQSGQQIQPSTAPKQAEIPVRNPPPAIAPGPRSNYLDSNPRFPPVAQNPVPPVPVNPLILPPLNSSQFPGFPVMNYPYGAMYFPNIPDMPSSGADYQFAHPQGGVFINNPVRHPNFG, encoded by the coding sequence ATGATGGAAGGCCCTACCGGAGAGCTGTACAGCTGCGTGACATGTCGCCGCCCGGATTCAGCGCAGAGCATGGTCGCTTGTGACGAGTGTTCGCAGTGGCAACATTATGGATGCGCCGGTGTTACGGCTACCATAGCCGATCGCAGCTGGCTCTGCTGCAGATGCGTAGCTAGTCACAACGCAGTTAATTTGACTCAAACCGGCAACATAAACTCGCCCGAAGCACGCACAACATTTGCTTCTGCTCGCGCGGTCGATCGTGATGATAATACCACCGGTCCAATTAGTGGGAGACAGGACGATCGAAATTTCGGAAGACTTCAATCGTCGTCTAATTCGAATGCCGGATCAGTCGTCTCAGTCAATGCTATTGCTCATCTTCGTTTGAAGCACTTGAAAGAGCAAAAGGATTTGGAGGATCAAAAAGCGGAACGGGATCGCGAGTTTCTTGCTAGAAAGCAGCAGCTAGAAGCAGAAATAGCTCTGGAAGAGCTCAATGAAGGATGTGATCGTAGCGTAGGAGGAAAAAGTCATCGAAGTATCGCCGGTTGGGTGGAACAACAATGCGGATTTGTGCATACTTCTACCCCAGTCCAGCAGAAACCCGAGACAGTGGCTCCAAGTGCGAACCCACATCCCGCTATCCAACAACGAGAGGAGCGGCAAAGAATGCAAGCAATTATTCAATCAGGTCAACAGATTCAACCAAGCACTGCGCCAAAACAAGCAGAGATTCCAGTGAGAAATCCTCCCCCAGCTATAGCACCGGGCCCAAGGAGCAATTATCTTGATTCGAATCCACGTTTTCCGCCAGTGGCTCAGAATCCAGTTCCACCTGTACCAGTGAATCCACTAATATTGCCACCGCTGAACTCGTCACAGTTCCCTGGATTTCCAGTGATGAATTACCCCTACGGGGCGATGTATTTTCCGAATATTCCTGACATGCCGTCATCTGGTGCTGATTATCAGTTTGCGCACCCTCAGGGAGGAGTCTTTATCAACAACCCAGTCAGGCATCCGAACTTTGGTTAG